A window of the Scylla paramamosain isolate STU-SP2022 chromosome 34, ASM3559412v1, whole genome shotgun sequence genome harbors these coding sequences:
- the LOC135090240 gene encoding nucleolin-like, with protein sequence MQYGRQRETEGIQAEMKQFIVAIVFIGVLALCAALPAPEPLPVALPEALPEPQFPGFRGNIFGGRFGGRGVGGRFGGRGGGRFGGRGRGRFGFRGGRFGGGRGIFG encoded by the exons ATGCAGTACGGCCGTCAGCGAGAGACAGAAGGTATCCAAGCCGAGATGAAGCAG TTCATAGTAGCCATCGTGTTCATCGGGGTGCTGGCCCTGTGCGCGGCCCTTCCTGCACCAGAGCCCCTCCCAGTGGCCCTCCCTGAAGCCCTGCCAGAGCCTCAATTTCCCGGCTTCCGCGGAAATATATTTGGAGGAAGGTTTGGAGgtcgaggagtaggagggaggtttggaggtcgaggaggaggaaggtttggaggtcgaggaagaggaagatttggATTTCGAGGAGGAAGGtttggaggtggaagaggaattTTTGGCTGA